A stretch of the Arthrobacter stackebrandtii genome encodes the following:
- a CDS encoding histidine phosphatase family protein — translation MGAPRQIIMVRHGQSAANVDQTIYNRIPDYRIPLTELGVAQAKAAGERVRRQLDGQKVRVYVSPYLRAYQTLEAMALGDLVETTMEEPRLREQDWANFQNPAEIADQKELRNAYGHFFYRFREGESGSDVYDRVSSFMETLFRQWAKPGYAPNALFVTHGLTMRLFCMRWFHWSVEYFESLNNPENAETRTLLKTGDRYTLDRPFDQWTPAHPGTTVLDAPDHIW, via the coding sequence ATGGGAGCGCCTCGACAGATCATCATGGTGCGGCACGGGCAGTCGGCCGCGAACGTTGACCAGACCATTTACAACCGGATTCCCGACTACCGGATCCCGCTCACCGAGCTGGGCGTGGCGCAGGCGAAGGCGGCCGGCGAGAGGGTGCGGCGGCAGCTGGACGGGCAGAAGGTGCGCGTCTACGTTTCGCCGTACCTGCGTGCGTACCAGACGCTGGAGGCGATGGCGCTGGGCGACCTGGTCGAGACCACGATGGAGGAGCCGCGGCTGCGGGAGCAGGACTGGGCGAACTTCCAGAACCCGGCGGAGATCGCGGACCAGAAGGAACTGCGCAACGCGTACGGGCACTTTTTCTACCGCTTCCGGGAGGGCGAATCGGGCTCGGACGTCTATGACAGGGTGTCGAGCTTCATGGAGACGCTGTTCCGGCAGTGGGCCAAGCCCGGCTACGCCCCGAATGCGCTGTTTGTGACGCACGGGCTGACGATGCGGCTGTTTTGCATGCGCTGGTTCCACTGGTCGGTGGAGTATTTTGAGTCGTTGAACAACCCGGAGAACGCCGAGACCCGCACACTGCTGAAGACCGGCGACCGCTACACCCTTGACCGGCCGTTTGACCAGTGGACTCCGGCGCATCCGGGCACCACCGTGCTGGACGCGCCGGACCACATTTGGTGA